A portion of the Mesobacillus boroniphilus genome contains these proteins:
- a CDS encoding thymidine kinase, which yields MYVMKQSGWIELICGSMFSGKSEELIRRVRRTQFAKQKIAVFKPAIDNRYSEESVVSHNGTAVTAKPIAHSTDIFKHINPDIDVIAIDEVQFFDNEILQVIQHLADSGYRVIVAGLDQDFRGEPFGQMPALMAVAENVTKLQAVCAVCGSPSSRTQRLINGKPASYDDPVILVGASESYEPRCRHHHEVPKSPNELKIDKTTESLT from the coding sequence ATGTACGTTATGAAACAAAGCGGTTGGATTGAATTGATCTGCGGCAGCATGTTTTCCGGTAAATCCGAAGAACTGATCCGCCGCGTGCGCAGAACTCAATTTGCCAAGCAAAAAATTGCTGTATTCAAGCCTGCGATTGATAACCGCTACAGCGAAGAATCGGTTGTATCACACAACGGAACTGCAGTTACTGCAAAGCCTATTGCCCACTCTACTGATATTTTCAAACATATCAACCCTGATATCGATGTAATTGCCATCGATGAGGTACAATTTTTTGACAATGAAATCCTACAGGTGATCCAGCATCTTGCAGACAGCGGCTACCGCGTCATCGTTGCCGGCCTTGACCAGGATTTCCGCGGCGAGCCATTCGGCCAGATGCCTGCATTGATGGCTGTTGCCGAAAATGTGACCAAGCTTCAGGCTGTGTGTGCGGTATGTGGATCGCCATCAAGCCGTACCCAGCGCTTGATCAACGGCAAGCCAGCCTCTTATGATGATCCAGTGATTCTCGTTGGTGCATCCGAATCCTACGAACCACGATGCAGACACCATCATGAAGTACCAAAATCACCGAATGAGCTTAAAATCGATAAGACGACTGAAAGCTTAACATAA